From Candidatus Eremiobacterota bacterium, a single genomic window includes:
- a CDS encoding inositol monophosphatase family protein gives MDNCYQEELAAAISAVREAGVLLRKDFHRSDGPLGSGDQADIDRKAEMHIREMLQGLRPLWGFRGEETGDRGGKDREGHLWLVDPNDGTEPYLQGYRGSAVSIALLRGGKPVLGVVYSPFFPDDRGDLISWAEGCGPLSRNGDACSEKPLQGNLQHDAIVLVSHKGDTKSGANGQLVHPARFIALPSIAYRMALVAAGDALGAVSLNSPCDYDYAGGHALLCARGGSLVNEKGKPVAYTSSGRSSVHYCFAGPSHAVVELAGRDWRGIFSSRESKSHGYDPLEPRRGGKMEDPGILARAQGCLLGQLAGDSLGSLVEFMSPEDIRDAYPQGVRVLHNGGTFHTIAGQPTDDSEMALMLARTLVKRGTYDPDETAKAYVYWHDSGPFDMGTTTRWALSALKSSTGEKALSVASREAFRDSQANGSLMRVSPLGIWGWDLAPEELAACARQDSSLTHQNQVCQDACAVFTVAIARAIAAGGGAEEVYRFAEGFAEKNACAPVLETLRNAAKEPPKDLTKQMGWVLLAFQNAFYQLLHAENMEEGVVDTVMRGGDTDTNAAIAGALLGALYGRSAVPLQWRQMVLSCRPIAGMEGVLRPRPWSFWPVDALELAERLLTARQEASGRAGPR, from the coding sequence ATGGACAACTGCTATCAAGAAGAGCTCGCTGCCGCCATTTCAGCAGTCCGCGAGGCTGGCGTCTTACTCAGAAAGGATTTTCACCGCAGCGACGGCCCGCTGGGGTCGGGGGACCAAGCTGATATTGACAGGAAAGCTGAAATGCATATCAGGGAGATGCTCCAGGGCCTCCGTCCCCTCTGGGGCTTCAGGGGAGAGGAGACAGGCGACCGGGGAGGCAAGGACAGGGAAGGCCACCTGTGGCTCGTCGATCCCAATGACGGCACGGAGCCCTATCTTCAGGGATACAGGGGCTCCGCCGTTTCCATCGCCCTTCTTCGCGGCGGGAAGCCTGTGCTCGGCGTGGTCTATTCACCCTTTTTTCCAGACGACCGCGGCGATCTCATCTCATGGGCCGAAGGATGCGGCCCTCTCAGCCGCAACGGCGATGCCTGCAGTGAAAAGCCTCTGCAGGGGAATCTGCAGCATGACGCCATAGTGCTTGTCTCCCACAAGGGAGATACAAAGTCCGGGGCGAACGGTCAGCTTGTGCACCCGGCGCGCTTCATTGCCCTTCCCAGCATTGCCTACCGGATGGCTCTCGTGGCGGCAGGCGATGCATTGGGAGCCGTCTCGCTCAATTCCCCCTGCGACTATGATTATGCGGGAGGCCACGCCCTCCTCTGCGCAAGGGGGGGAAGCCTTGTCAACGAGAAGGGGAAGCCCGTGGCCTATACTTCTTCAGGGCGGAGCTCCGTCCATTATTGCTTTGCAGGCCCGTCTCATGCAGTTGTTGAGCTTGCGGGAAGAGACTGGAGGGGTATTTTTTCATCCAGGGAGAGCAAAAGCCACGGGTATGATCCTCTTGAACCCCGGCGCGGAGGGAAAATGGAAGACCCGGGTATACTTGCCAGGGCCCAGGGATGCCTCCTGGGGCAGCTCGCCGGCGACTCCCTGGGGAGCCTCGTCGAGTTCATGAGCCCTGAGGATATCAGGGATGCCTATCCTCAGGGAGTCAGAGTTCTTCACAATGGGGGAACCTTTCACACCATAGCCGGGCAGCCCACCGATGACTCCGAAATGGCCCTCATGCTGGCCCGGACCCTTGTAAAGAGAGGGACATATGATCCCGATGAGACGGCAAAAGCTTATGTGTACTGGCATGATTCGGGGCCTTTTGATATGGGTACCACCACCAGGTGGGCCCTCTCGGCCCTCAAGTCTTCGACCGGTGAAAAGGCCCTTTCCGTTGCGTCAAGAGAGGCATTCAGAGACAGCCAGGCTAACGGGTCTCTCATGAGAGTGAGCCCCCTTGGCATATGGGGCTGGGACCTTGCGCCAGAGGAGCTTGCGGCATGTGCGCGCCAGGACAGCAGCCTTACCCATCAGAACCAGGTATGCCAGGATGCATGCGCCGTCTTTACCGTGGCCATCGCAAGGGCGATAGCGGCAGGCGGGGGAGCGGAAGAGGTATACCGCTTTGCAGAGGGCTTCGCCGAAAAGAATGCCTGTGCCCCCGTTCTTGAAACACTCCGTAACGCCGCCAAGGAGCCCCCGAAGGATCTCACAAAGCAGATGGGCTGGGTGCTCCTCGCTTTTCAGAATGCCTTTTACCAGCTCCTCCACGCGGAAAATATGGAAGAAGGCGTCGTAGACACGGTGATGCGCGGAGGAGACACGGACACTAATGCGGCAATTGCCGGGGCACTGCTGGGGGCTCTTTACGGCCGGAGCGCCGTCCCCCTTCAGTGGAGGCAGATGGTCCTCTCATGCCGCCCCATTGCGGGTATGGAGGGTGTGCTCAGGCCAAGGCCCTGGTCCTTCTGGCCCGTCGATGCCCTGGAGCTTGCCGAGCGTCTCCTCACTGCCCGCCAGGAGGCCTCCGGCAGGGCAGGCCCCCGCTAA